A part of Flavobacteriaceae bacterium GSB9 genomic DNA contains:
- a CDS encoding DUF3365 domain-containing protein: protein MKYFYNLSIIALSSIILNSCGGVPEEKSEANTAEKVFSVEEVLEMVAKENDVTRTLYTKAIVGKGKAQGMKFDEDWRKDDVEAGPLPALFLRGVATSIRKSPVPLGLYLGSDFPVNAANKFEGKQADLFKQIKKDQKPQYFYDEDQKLHTAMFADLASAGACVSCHNKHPQTTKSDWKLGDVMGATTWQYPKDSLTYKETVAVLSSYAKGTVDIYMEYLDEVSKFEESEKPVVGDKWPEEGKYLPTAEVFLDSVKKLSSYETMKHLVATK, encoded by the coding sequence ATGAAATATTTTTACAATTTATCTATCATAGCGTTAAGTTCAATTATTTTAAACTCATGCGGAGGTGTTCCGGAGGAAAAATCGGAAGCCAATACAGCTGAGAAAGTGTTTTCTGTGGAAGAAGTTTTAGAAATGGTAGCCAAAGAAAATGACGTCACCAGAACTCTATATACCAAGGCCATTGTTGGAAAAGGAAAAGCACAAGGCATGAAGTTTGACGAAGACTGGAGGAAGGACGATGTTGAGGCGGGACCTTTGCCGGCTTTATTTTTAAGAGGGGTTGCGACAAGTATTAGAAAAAGCCCAGTGCCACTAGGTTTATATTTGGGTTCTGATTTTCCAGTAAATGCAGCCAATAAATTTGAAGGAAAACAGGCTGACTTGTTCAAGCAGATTAAAAAAGACCAAAAACCACAGTATTTTTATGATGAAGACCAAAAACTGCACACGGCTATGTTTGCCGATTTAGCTAGTGCTGGGGCATGCGTGTCTTGCCATAATAAGCATCCGCAAACAACTAAGTCTGATTGGAAATTGGGCGACGTTATGGGAGCTACTACCTGGCAATACCCAAAAGATTCATTGACTTATAAAGAGACCGTCGCTGTTTTAAGTTCTTATGCAAAAGGGACGGTAGATATTTATATGGAATATTTAGATGAAGTGTCGAAATTCGAGGAAAGTGAAAAACCGGTTGTGGGCGATAAGTGGCCAGAAGAGGGTAAGTATTTGCCAACGGCCGAAGTCTTTCTTGATAGCGTAAAGAAACTGTCGTCTTATGAAACCATGAAGCACTTGGTGGCCACAAAATAG
- a CDS encoding Crp/Fnr family transcriptional regulator, which produces MQASRLHTVSSSTRKRNSLEVTCDVCENNNCLIKRNLASLEESGLNVEKNNLRCKKGQQFIMEGAPVNGLFFVLKGKVKVFRTGINGREQIVRFAKEGEIIGHRGFGTEECYSIGAVALEDSVLCYFSKAYLQNALQNNPKFAYDLMLFYANELNKSESKVKSISQMAVRERVIDTLLYINRKFGSNKGFLDVPLSRREYAEYAGTTEEQVIRMFSALKKEKLIVTKGKKIGINDIQLLKNEISEHNFFLDS; this is translated from the coding sequence TTGCAAGCAAGCCGTTTACATACCGTTTCTTCATCCACCAGAAAGCGAAATTCTCTGGAGGTGACTTGCGATGTTTGTGAAAACAATAATTGTCTTATAAAAAGAAACTTAGCTTCGTTGGAAGAAAGCGGTTTAAACGTAGAAAAAAACAATTTGCGATGCAAAAAAGGACAACAGTTTATTATGGAAGGTGCTCCCGTAAACGGATTGTTCTTTGTGTTAAAAGGAAAGGTTAAGGTGTTTCGGACTGGGATAAATGGTAGAGAGCAGATTGTTCGTTTTGCCAAAGAAGGCGAAATTATTGGGCATCGCGGTTTCGGTACCGAAGAATGTTACTCTATAGGTGCTGTGGCACTCGAGGATAGCGTATTGTGCTATTTTTCGAAGGCTTATCTTCAAAACGCCCTTCAAAACAACCCGAAATTTGCGTACGATTTGATGCTATTTTATGCTAATGAATTGAATAAGAGTGAATCAAAAGTAAAGTCAATTTCCCAAATGGCGGTACGTGAGCGTGTTATCGACACGTTATTGTACATTAATAGAAAGTTTGGAAGCAATAAAGGTTTTTTGGATGTTCCTTTAAGCCGACGTGAATATGCCGAATATGCCGGTACTACAGAAGAGCAGGTCATCAGAATGTTTTCGGCACTTAAAAAGGAAAAACTCATTGTAACAAAAGGAAAAAAAATAGGTATTAACGACATTCAACTTCTTAAGAATGAAATTAGTGAGCATAACTTTTTTTTAGATAGTTAG
- a CDS encoding NapC/NirT family cytochrome c has protein sequence MNLQKNILPDKTSRWRTVAVFLIAVITGLGFFMAKEAELVSYMSDNPQACVNCHVMTPVYNSWMHSSHREWANCNDCHVPHNNVFNNYDFIWRQLLYGRVA, from the coding sequence GTGAACCTTCAAAAAAACATACTTCCCGACAAAACATCAAGGTGGAGAACTGTAGCTGTTTTTTTAATTGCTGTTATTACTGGATTAGGTTTTTTTATGGCTAAAGAAGCTGAATTGGTGTCGTATATGTCCGATAATCCGCAAGCTTGTGTGAATTGCCACGTTATGACGCCTGTTTACAATAGTTGGATGCACAGTTCACATCGAGAATGGGCGAATTGTAACGACTGCCATGTACCGCACAATAATGTGTTTAATAATTATGACTTCATTTGGCGTCAACTATTATATGGCAGGGTTGCATAG
- a CDS encoding globin domain-containing protein, translated as MEQKTIALVQDSFEKVKPIAPTAAQIFYSKLFELDPKLKPLFPTGDEAMKTQGNKLMTMLAAAVAGLSNLDALIPVLQDLGKRHVAYKVEPSHYDTVGAALIGTLEAGLGEDFTPEVKGAWIDVYGVMSGVMIKASY; from the coding sequence ATGGAGCAGAAAACAATTGCCTTAGTACAAGATTCGTTCGAAAAAGTTAAGCCTATTGCGCCTACAGCGGCACAAATATTTTATTCCAAGTTGTTTGAATTGGACCCTAAATTGAAACCTTTATTTCCAACAGGAGATGAAGCTATGAAAACCCAGGGTAATAAACTCATGACCATGTTGGCGGCTGCAGTTGCTGGGTTGAGTAATTTGGATGCGCTAATACCCGTATTGCAGGATTTGGGAAAACGCCATGTGGCTTATAAGGTTGAACCTTCCCATTACGATACTGTTGGGGCTGCATTGATTGGAACACTTGAAGCGGGTTTAGGCGAAGATTTTACGCCAGAAGTGAAAGGAGCCTGGATTGATGTTTATGGAGTAATGTCTGGAGTAATGATAAAGGCGTCTTATTAA